One Gammaproteobacteria bacterium DNA segment encodes these proteins:
- a CDS encoding DnaJ C-terminal domain-containing protein has product MEFKDYYKIMGVERDATQDEIKRAYRKLARKYHPDVSKEADAEQRFKEVGEAYEVLKDPEKRAAYDQLGANWKAGQDFRPPPDWDQGFEFHGGGFTDADAAEFSDFFESLFGRGFSRAGGGRRSTGFNARGEDTHAKVLIDLEDAYHGATRSVTLRHTELGPDGRPRVQERTLNVRIPKGVRQGQHIRLGGQGGAGMGQGEAGDLYLEIEFRPHPLYHVESRDVVMELPVAPWEAALGATVKVPMPTGAVDLKIPPGSGNGRKLRLKGRGIPGPRPGDLYVVLNVALPPADTEAAKAAYRQMEQALAFNPRAHMGG; this is encoded by the coding sequence ATGGAATTTAAAGATTATTACAAGATCATGGGCGTCGAGCGGGACGCCACCCAGGACGAGATAAAACGTGCCTACCGCAAGCTGGCGCGCAAATATCATCCCGATGTCAGCAAGGAGGCGGACGCCGAGCAGCGCTTCAAGGAAGTGGGTGAGGCCTACGAAGTGCTTAAGGACCCGGAGAAGCGGGCCGCCTACGACCAGCTGGGTGCCAACTGGAAGGCGGGCCAGGACTTCCGGCCGCCGCCCGATTGGGACCAGGGTTTCGAGTTCCACGGTGGTGGCTTCACCGACGCCGATGCCGCCGAGTTCAGCGACTTCTTCGAGAGCCTGTTCGGGCGCGGCTTCTCGCGTGCGGGGGGTGGCCGGCGTTCGACCGGCTTCAATGCCCGCGGCGAGGATACTCATGCCAAGGTCCTCATCGACCTGGAGGATGCCTACCATGGCGCCACCCGCAGCGTCACCCTGCGCCACACGGAGTTGGGGCCGGACGGCCGGCCGCGGGTGCAGGAGCGCACCCTCAACGTGCGCATACCGAAGGGTGTGCGCCAGGGCCAACATATCCGGTTGGGCGGTCAGGGCGGGGCCGGCATGGGCCAGGGCGAGGCCGGAGACCTCTACCTCGAGATCGAGTTCCGTCCTCACCCCCTCTATCACGTGGAGAGCAGGGACGTGGTGATGGAACTGCCCGTGGCCCCATGGGAGGCGGCCCTCGGGGCCACGGTGAAGGTGCCCATGCCCACGGGGGCCGTGGACCTCAAGATACCCCCCGGTTCCGGCAACGGGCGTAAACTGCGCCTGAAGGGCAGGGGTATCCCGGGGCCCAGGCCGGGCGACCTTTACGTGGTACTGAATGTGGCCCTGCCACCGGCGGACACCGAGGCGGCCAAGGCCGCTTATCGCCAGATGGAGCAGGCTCTGGCCTTCAATCCACGGGCACACATGGGAGGCTGA
- a CDS encoding DUF883 domain-containing protein: protein MATTNEFDKELEQLKTDVATLREDMATLIDTIKQAGLKEGSEAYEGMQTRARQAGADVRRRATEAYGAVGREVEERPLTSILVAFGTGFVVGMLLDRRGH from the coding sequence ATGGCCACTACCAACGAATTCGACAAAGAACTCGAGCAGCTCAAGACCGATGTCGCTACCTTGCGCGAGGACATGGCCACGCTCATCGACACCATCAAGCAGGCGGGGTTAAAGGAGGGAAGCGAGGCCTACGAAGGGATGCAGACTCGGGCCCGTCAGGCCGGGGCTGATGTCCGCCGGCGCGCCACCGAGGCCTACGGCGCGGTCGGTCGGGAGGTGGAAGAGCGCCCTTTGACGAGCATTCTCGTGGCCTTCGGCACCGGCTTCGTGGTCGGGATGCTGCTGGATCGCCGCGGACATTGA
- a CDS encoding encapsulin-associated ferritin-like protein, which produces MTEASATLHEPAEMLSGDTIDLHRALVSLQEELEAVDWYRQRADACGDEELRDILRHNMREEMEHAAMLLEWLRRNEPDFAGQMAEYLNTTGPITAAEAEGGTAAAESPGPEAAEEPDVEAFTIGNLKE; this is translated from the coding sequence ATGACCGAAGCATCCGCCACCCTGCATGAACCCGCAGAAATGCTGTCCGGGGACACCATCGATCTCCACCGCGCCCTCGTCTCCCTGCAGGAGGAACTGGAGGCCGTGGACTGGTACCGCCAGCGGGCCGACGCCTGTGGGGATGAGGAGTTGAGAGACATCCTCCGCCACAACATGCGCGAAGAGATGGAACACGCCGCCATGCTGCTGGAGTGGCTGCGACGTAATGAGCCGGACTTTGCCGGTCAGATGGCCGAGTATCTCAATACCACGGGCCCCATCACCGCGGCCGAGGCGGAAGGAGGCACTGCGGCAGCGGAGTCTCCCGGGCCGGAGGCGGCGGAAGAACCGGACGTCGAGGCGTTCACCATCGGCAATCTGAAGGAGTAA
- a CDS encoding family 1 encapsulin nanocompartment shell protein, whose product MTAYLNRQTSGFSDDLWSRIDATAVAAARDILTARRILDVDGPYGPGLTSIEVGDENVTQPGDDSKAATVAGRAIAVPMLRQPFDLSIRRVEGHLGKELPLDLRPVEDAAEAVARREEELIYYGLEETGLEGLMTAEGRNHMECSDWDQVENAVNDVLQAVTRLDHSGFRGPYALALSPVRYNALFRRYEGSDMLQVDHLRRLCEGGVFKAPIDGAVLVDPRVGDIKVGQDLRVGYGTNDGIHFKLFASESLVLMLDSPTAVCTLEE is encoded by the coding sequence ATGACCGCATACCTGAACAGGCAGACCAGCGGCTTTTCCGACGACCTGTGGTCACGCATCGACGCCACGGCGGTGGCGGCCGCCCGGGATATCCTCACCGCCCGCCGCATCCTCGACGTGGACGGCCCCTACGGCCCCGGCCTCACCAGTATCGAGGTGGGCGACGAGAACGTGACCCAGCCGGGGGATGACAGCAAGGCTGCCACGGTGGCGGGCCGGGCCATCGCCGTACCCATGTTGCGCCAACCCTTCGACCTCAGCATCCGCCGGGTGGAAGGCCATCTCGGCAAGGAGTTGCCCCTCGATCTGCGGCCCGTGGAGGACGCCGCCGAAGCCGTGGCACGGCGCGAGGAGGAACTCATCTATTACGGCCTGGAAGAAACCGGTCTCGAGGGACTGATGACGGCCGAGGGGCGCAACCACATGGAGTGCAGTGACTGGGACCAGGTGGAAAACGCGGTGAACGATGTCCTACAGGCCGTGACGCGGCTCGACCACAGCGGCTTCCGCGGGCCCTATGCCCTGGCCCTTTCGCCCGTTCGCTACAACGCCCTGTTCCGCCGCTATGAAGGCTCCGACATGCTGCAGGTGGACCACCTGCGGCGGCTGTGCGAGGGGGGTGTCTTCAAGGCCCCCATCGACGGCGCCGTGTTGGTGGACCCCCGGGTCGGCGACATCAAGGTCGGGCAGGATCTGCGGGTGGGCTACGGCACCAACGACGGCATTCACTTCAAACTGTTCGCCAGCGAGAGCCTGGTGCTCATGCTGGATTCCCCCACTGCCGTATGCACCCTGGAGGAGTGA
- a CDS encoding PDZ domain-containing protein, which translates to MSRYEPTTVETTTLERSLPWAAAMAFLVLMIATSMALAAPGASNPERPQLGVVVQQVPFDHLHAKDLSHGVAVSRVVPDSAADEAGIEGGDILIRLEDEPIYSPARLQWLMGQLPVDETLELRIHRDGAAKTLEVTLAAPAERQARRPSRQAGIAHLGIAMTPLTPGLRQGYGVPRDSGVLVSDVEKNGPAHEAGVKAGDVLMKIDRRTIHTPVDVLRAVYFFDPGDEVTITLLRDGEAKTVETTLGRAEPRHRPRQHSHHPYTMPPGYGQPVHPMPMMPYPYGPRWDEGAAAGGDSESKGGASSEDGNGAADEGI; encoded by the coding sequence ATGAGCCGATACGAACCAACCACCGTCGAGACAACCACGCTCGAGCGATCCCTGCCATGGGCGGCGGCCATGGCCTTTCTGGTGCTCATGATCGCGACATCCATGGCCCTGGCCGCGCCGGGGGCATCCAACCCGGAGCGGCCGCAGTTGGGGGTGGTGGTTCAGCAGGTGCCCTTCGATCATCTTCATGCCAAGGACCTCTCCCACGGAGTGGCCGTGAGCCGGGTAGTACCCGACAGTGCGGCCGATGAGGCCGGCATCGAGGGCGGAGACATCCTGATACGGCTGGAAGACGAGCCGATCTATTCGCCCGCGCGGCTGCAGTGGCTGATGGGTCAACTGCCCGTCGACGAGACCCTGGAACTGCGCATCCATCGTGACGGTGCAGCCAAGACCCTGGAGGTCACCCTGGCCGCGCCCGCCGAGCGGCAGGCGCGGCGCCCGTCCCGGCAAGCCGGCATCGCCCACCTCGGCATCGCCATGACGCCCCTCACCCCCGGACTGCGCCAAGGCTATGGCGTGCCCCGCGACAGCGGCGTGCTGGTATCCGACGTGGAAAAGAACGGACCGGCCCACGAGGCCGGGGTGAAGGCCGGCGATGTACTGATGAAGATCGACAGGCGCACCATCCACACTCCTGTCGATGTGTTGCGAGCCGTGTATTTCTTCGACCCCGGCGACGAGGTGACCATCACCCTGCTGCGGGATGGCGAGGCCAAGACCGTGGAGACCACCCTGGGTCGCGCCGAGCCCCGCCATCGGCCCCGCCAGCACAGCCACCATCCCTACACCATGCCGCCCGGCTACGGTCAGCCCGTGCATCCCATGCCCATGATGCCGTATCCCTATGGCCCGCGGTGGGACGAAGGCGCCGCGGCCGGTGGTGACAGTGAGTCAAAAGGGGGCGCGTCCTCCGAGGATGGCAACGGCGCCGCAGACGAGGGCATATAA
- a CDS encoding TusE/DsrC/DsvC family sulfur relay protein — translation MADIKSMVRNGGTADPQQADREQELAGWDEETGRRVAAEVGVEMTAEHWSVVHGLREHYLEHGQPESGRDLADALAEAFAEQGGRRYLYKLFPGGPVTQGLKIAGLPVPAYTEDEGFGTAL, via the coding sequence ATGGCAGACATCAAGAGTATGGTAAGGAACGGCGGCACCGCGGACCCCCAGCAGGCCGACCGCGAACAGGAGTTGGCGGGCTGGGACGAGGAGACGGGTCGCCGCGTGGCCGCGGAAGTGGGTGTGGAGATGACTGCGGAGCATTGGTCCGTGGTGCACGGCCTGCGGGAGCACTATCTCGAGCACGGCCAGCCGGAGAGTGGGAGGGACCTCGCCGATGCTTTGGCAGAGGCCTTCGCCGAACAGGGAGGAAGGCGTTATCTGTATAAACTGTTTCCCGGTGGCCCGGTGACCCAGGGCCTGAAGATCGCCGGCCTGCCCGTGCCCGCCTACACCGAGGACGAGGGCTTCGGCACCGCCCTGTAA
- a CDS encoding DUF3096 domain-containing protein produces the protein MHGIFFGHPLVVPLVSLLAGIAILMVPRLLNYIVAGYLIVLGLVGLLDYLRPTM, from the coding sequence ATGCACGGAATATTCTTTGGCCATCCCCTGGTGGTGCCCCTGGTGTCCCTGCTGGCGGGCATCGCCATCCTGATGGTACCGCGCCTGCTCAACTACATCGTCGCCGGTTACCTGATCGTCCTCGGCCTGGTGGGGCTGCTCGATTATCTGCGTCCCACCATGTGA
- a CDS encoding PP2C family protein-serine/threonine phosphatase, producing the protein MVPYERDSMIGEDERRRAARIHYSFLPEDYSDGDLHIAVNCVPWGDIGGDYGSILPLCDGRVVVCLCDAVGHDVGSALYAARINTFVLAHAPRAGHPCELVDELNAFLCRSLAGIGIYASFFVAFLDVRHGTLDYAGAGHPPAIHYRRASGNTETLASESTLLGVSHPAPLACSAARRSLDPGDKLFFYTDGIIEHRDGQGRAFGMERLEQFVIRHNTLPSPDFNRRLMETLTRFGPGPPRDDMLMMTASLQDPSGRQAAALRRLSR; encoded by the coding sequence ATGGTTCCATACGAGCGTGATTCGATGATTGGTGAGGACGAACGCCGGCGGGCGGCGCGTATCCATTACAGCTTTCTGCCGGAGGACTACAGCGACGGGGATCTGCACATCGCCGTGAACTGTGTGCCCTGGGGCGACATCGGCGGCGACTATGGCAGCATCCTGCCGCTGTGTGACGGCCGGGTGGTGGTGTGTCTGTGCGATGCCGTGGGTCATGACGTGGGCAGCGCCCTGTACGCCGCGCGTATCAATACCTTCGTGCTCGCCCACGCCCCGCGTGCCGGCCACCCCTGTGAACTGGTGGACGAACTCAATGCCTTTCTGTGCCGGTCCCTGGCGGGGATCGGCATCTATGCGTCGTTTTTCGTGGCCTTTCTCGATGTCCGCCACGGTACCCTGGACTACGCCGGGGCGGGGCATCCGCCGGCCATCCATTATCGCCGTGCCAGTGGGAATACGGAGACCCTGGCCTCCGAGTCCACCCTGCTGGGGGTGTCCCATCCGGCACCGCTGGCGTGTTCGGCTGCCCGGCGGTCCCTGGACCCGGGGGACAAGCTGTTCTTCTACACCGACGGCATCATCGAACACCGGGACGGGCAGGGCAGGGCCTTCGGCATGGAGCGCCTGGAGCAATTCGTGATCCGCCACAACACCCTCCCCAGCCCCGATTTCAATCGCCGGCTCATGGAGACCCTGACACGGTTCGGGCCGGGGCCACCCCGGGACGACATGCTCATGATGACGGCGAGCCTCCAGGACCCTTCCGGCCGGCAGGCCGCGGCCCTGCGGCGACTTTCACGTTAA
- a CDS encoding NAD(P)/FAD-dependent oxidoreductase has product MSEQPARTVAIVGGGFAGITVARRLERQLPDHWRILLLSRENYITYNPLLAEVVGASILPGHVVAPIRQMVHRSSFRMVNVSRVDLEQRRLIMAEPDAEPVHWDRLVLACGVRADLGRVPGMAEHAVPLKLLGDALALRNRILVQLERAARQPDPEVRRALTRFVVVGGGFSGVEVAGEIQDFLAEAVRYYPEVDAADCRVAVVHSRDRLLNEISEGLGRYAEKRMRRNGIDIHLGARVAQVDGRGVELSGGGRVEGATVVATIGTAPMGLIEGVALPKEKGRIVTAPDLSVQDHPDIWALGDCAWVINQADGQPSPPTAQFAVRQAALVADNLVRREAGRDTRPFHYRSRGQLASIGHNKAVAEIYGLRLSGFPAWLLWRGFYLLQIPTLLRKVRVYFEWNWQMLFPPDIVHLRFTRSGDNRWIFEADGKPPPNAGKPEGFRSHGP; this is encoded by the coding sequence ATGAGTGAACAACCCGCACGCACGGTGGCCATCGTGGGCGGTGGGTTTGCGGGCATCACCGTCGCCCGCCGACTCGAACGACAACTGCCCGACCACTGGCGCATCCTGCTGCTCAGCCGCGAGAACTACATCACCTACAACCCCCTGCTCGCGGAGGTGGTGGGGGCCTCCATCCTGCCGGGCCACGTGGTGGCCCCCATCCGCCAGATGGTGCACCGCAGCAGCTTCCGCATGGTCAACGTCTCCCGGGTGGACCTGGAGCAACGACGGCTCATCATGGCCGAGCCCGACGCCGAACCCGTCCACTGGGACCGCCTGGTGCTGGCCTGCGGCGTGCGGGCCGACCTGGGCCGGGTGCCCGGCATGGCCGAGCACGCCGTCCCCCTCAAGCTGCTGGGGGACGCCCTGGCCCTGCGCAACCGCATCCTGGTGCAACTGGAGCGGGCCGCCCGCCAGCCCGACCCGGAGGTACGCCGGGCCCTCACCCGCTTCGTGGTAGTGGGGGGCGGCTTCAGCGGCGTGGAAGTGGCCGGTGAAATCCAGGACTTCCTCGCCGAGGCGGTGCGTTACTATCCCGAGGTGGATGCCGCGGACTGCCGGGTGGCCGTCGTCCACAGCCGCGACCGGCTGCTGAACGAGATCTCCGAGGGTCTGGGACGCTATGCCGAGAAACGCATGCGCCGCAACGGCATCGACATCCATCTCGGAGCACGGGTGGCGCAGGTGGACGGCCGCGGCGTGGAACTCAGCGGCGGCGGACGGGTGGAGGGTGCCACGGTGGTGGCCACCATCGGCACCGCCCCCATGGGGCTGATCGAAGGCGTGGCCCTGCCCAAGGAGAAGGGCCGCATCGTCACCGCCCCGGACCTGTCGGTGCAGGACCATCCGGACATCTGGGCCCTCGGGGACTGTGCATGGGTGATCAACCAGGCGGACGGCCAACCGTCGCCCCCCACCGCCCAGTTCGCGGTGCGCCAGGCGGCCCTGGTGGCCGACAACCTGGTACGCCGGGAGGCGGGCCGCGACACCCGGCCCTTCCATTACCGCTCCCGCGGCCAGTTGGCCTCCATCGGCCACAACAAGGCGGTGGCCGAGATCTACGGCCTGCGCCTGTCGGGCTTTCCGGCATGGCTGTTGTGGAGGGGCTTCTACCTGCTGCAGATCCCCACCCTGCTGCGCAAGGTGCGGGTGTACTTCGAGTGGAATTGGCAGATGCTGTTCCCGCCGGACATCGTCCACCTGCGTTTCACCCGCAGCGGCGACAACCGCTGGATCTTCGAGGCCGACGGCAAGCCGCCCCCAAACGCCGGGAAACCTGAGGGCTTTCGTAGCCACGGGCCATAA
- a CDS encoding glycoside hydrolase 100 family protein — MTEHTKTAITKARALLEEAVVSYMGRPVGTVAALDPGLEALNYDQVFTRDFAVSAFALLLEGRDDIVRNFLELAVELQSSERQFDCFKPGQGLIPASFKVETVDAGQRLAADFGEHAIARVAPVDSGFWWLLTLQAYGRATGDTTLVRTPPFQEAIRLVLDLSLVTRFDMFPTMLVPDGSFMIDRRMGVYGYPIDIQAQFYAALCAARRLLVADEPANAEYVAAVEERLGHLAYHLRTYYWLDLERLNQVYRYGVEEYGPTAANQFNIQPEAIPDWLMDWLPEGGGYFAGNVGPGRLDYRFFAQGNLLASAAGLATPEQTAAIMALYAAHRDDLLGEMPLKLCFPALAGQEWRILTGCDPKNRPWSYHNGGNWPMLLWLFAIVALEAGDQELLETALHDAERRLVREDWPEYFDGRAGRLVGRYARRRQTWTAAGYLVARQLLEHPERAAWLRLGDHVDAASCST, encoded by the coding sequence ATGACCGAGCATACGAAGACCGCCATCACCAAGGCCAGAGCCCTCCTGGAAGAGGCTGTGGTCTCCTACATGGGCCGTCCCGTGGGCACGGTGGCGGCCCTGGATCCCGGCCTCGAGGCCCTGAACTACGACCAGGTCTTCACCCGCGACTTCGCGGTGTCCGCCTTCGCCCTCCTGCTGGAGGGACGGGACGACATCGTGCGCAATTTCCTGGAACTCGCGGTGGAACTCCAGAGCAGCGAGCGCCAGTTCGACTGCTTCAAGCCCGGCCAGGGGTTGATCCCCGCCAGCTTCAAGGTCGAGACCGTTGACGCGGGACAGCGCCTGGCGGCCGATTTCGGCGAGCACGCCATCGCCCGGGTGGCGCCGGTGGATTCCGGCTTCTGGTGGTTGCTTACGCTCCAGGCCTACGGGCGGGCCACCGGCGACACCACCCTGGTGCGCACCCCGCCGTTCCAGGAAGCCATCCGCCTGGTGCTCGATCTCAGCCTGGTCACGCGCTTCGACATGTTCCCCACCATGCTGGTGCCCGACGGGTCCTTTATGATCGACCGCCGCATGGGGGTCTACGGCTATCCCATCGATATCCAGGCCCAGTTCTATGCCGCCCTGTGTGCCGCGCGCCGGCTGCTGGTGGCAGATGAACCGGCCAACGCGGAGTATGTCGCCGCGGTGGAGGAGCGCCTCGGGCACCTCGCCTATCACCTGCGTACCTATTACTGGTTGGATCTGGAGCGCCTCAACCAGGTGTACCGCTATGGCGTGGAGGAGTACGGACCCACCGCGGCGAACCAGTTCAACATCCAGCCGGAGGCGATCCCCGACTGGCTGATGGACTGGCTGCCGGAGGGGGGCGGTTATTTTGCCGGCAACGTGGGGCCGGGCCGCCTCGACTACCGCTTCTTCGCCCAGGGCAACCTGCTGGCCAGCGCCGCGGGTCTCGCCACCCCGGAGCAGACCGCCGCCATCATGGCCTTATACGCTGCGCACCGGGACGACTTGTTGGGGGAAATGCCCCTGAAGCTCTGTTTCCCGGCCCTCGCCGGCCAGGAGTGGCGTATCCTTACCGGCTGCGACCCCAAGAACCGGCCGTGGTCCTATCACAACGGCGGCAACTGGCCCATGCTGTTGTGGCTGTTCGCCATCGTGGCCCTCGAGGCGGGTGACCAGGAACTGCTGGAGACCGCCCTCCACGACGCGGAGCGGCGCCTGGTCCGGGAGGACTGGCCCGAGTATTTCGACGGCCGTGCCGGCCGTCTGGTGGGCCGCTATGCGCGCCGCCGCCAGACCTGGACCGCCGCCGGCTACCTGGTGGCCCGGCAGTTGCTGGAACACCCTGAGCGGGCCGCCTGGCTGCGTCTCGGTGACCACGTGGATGCCGCGAGTTGCAGCACCTGA
- a CDS encoding RNA-binding protein, protein MNLYVGNLAYGVTEEQLMQTFTEFGEVASVKLITDKFSGQSKGFAFVEMPNNREADVAIKTLNGSALAGRAVKVNQAQARSNKPSGGGRRY, encoded by the coding sequence ATGAATCTATATGTCGGCAATCTGGCCTACGGCGTCACCGAAGAGCAACTCATGCAGACCTTCACTGAATTCGGTGAGGTGGCCAGCGTCAAGCTCATCACCGACAAGTTCTCGGGCCAGTCCAAGGGCTTCGCCTTCGTGGAGATGCCCAATAATCGCGAGGCCGACGTGGCCATCAAGACCCTGAATGGCAGCGCCCTGGCCGGCCGCGCCGTCAAGGTGAACCAGGCCCAGGCCCGCAGCAACAAGCCCTCGGGCGGCGGCCGCCGCTACTGA
- a CDS encoding DEAD/DEAH box helicase, whose protein sequence is MPFERLGLRAELVRAVSARGYAKTTPIQAKTIPLILEGRDVLAGAQTGTGKTAAFTLPLLQLLSAGNPQGRHPRALILTPTRELAAQVGESVGAYGRHLSLRHAVVYGGVGFNPQAQRLRAGVDVLVATPGRLLDHLGQRTLNLSHVEILVLDEADRMLDMGFIHDIRKVLAVMPKKRQNLMFSATYSDEIKKLADGLLHQPALVEVARQSQAAELVSQRVHKVDKERKRELLSHLIGSGDWRQVLVFTRTKHGANRLAEQLGQDGIKSSAIHGNKSQSARTRALSDFKEGRIRALVATDIAARGLDISRLPHVVNFELPNVPEDYVHRIGRTGRAGEEGVALSLVASEERKLLADIERLLKRQLPSEVIPGFEPSGREEPLLKAPGRGGGGRSQPGGRSNRPPAHRAGAGKGRSGPRQHQRT, encoded by the coding sequence ATGCCTTTCGAACGACTCGGCCTCAGAGCCGAACTGGTGCGCGCCGTCAGTGCGCGTGGATACGCCAAGACGACGCCCATCCAAGCGAAGACCATCCCCCTCATTCTCGAAGGCCGCGACGTCCTCGCGGGTGCCCAGACCGGCACCGGCAAGACCGCCGCCTTCACCCTGCCATTGCTCCAATTGCTGAGTGCCGGCAACCCTCAGGGCCGGCACCCGCGGGCCCTCATCCTCACGCCCACCCGCGAACTCGCGGCCCAGGTGGGGGAGAGCGTGGGGGCCTACGGCCGGCATCTGTCCCTGCGCCATGCGGTGGTGTACGGCGGCGTGGGCTTCAACCCCCAGGCCCAGCGCCTGCGGGCCGGCGTGGATGTGCTGGTGGCCACCCCCGGGCGGCTGCTGGACCATCTGGGCCAGCGTACCCTGAACCTCTCCCACGTGGAGATCCTGGTGCTGGACGAGGCCGACCGCATGCTCGACATGGGCTTCATCCACGACATCCGCAAGGTGTTGGCGGTGATGCCCAAGAAGCGCCAGAACCTCATGTTCTCCGCCACCTATTCGGACGAGATCAAGAAGCTGGCCGACGGCCTGCTTCATCAGCCGGCCCTGGTGGAGGTGGCGCGCCAGAGCCAGGCCGCCGAGCTCGTGTCCCAGCGCGTCCACAAGGTGGACAAGGAGCGCAAGCGCGAGCTGCTGTCCCATCTCATCGGCAGCGGTGACTGGCGCCAGGTGCTGGTGTTCACCCGCACCAAGCATGGCGCCAACCGCCTGGCGGAGCAGCTCGGCCAGGACGGCATCAAGTCCAGCGCCATCCATGGCAACAAGAGCCAGAGCGCCCGTACCCGCGCCCTGTCCGACTTCAAGGAGGGCCGTATCCGCGCCCTGGTAGCCACGGATATCGCGGCCCGCGGCCTGGACATCAGCCGCCTGCCCCACGTGGTGAACTTCGAACTGCCCAACGTGCCCGAGGACTACGTGCATCGCATCGGGCGTACCGGTCGCGCGGGCGAGGAGGGTGTGGCCTTGTCCCTGGTGGCCTCGGAGGAGCGCAAGCTGCTGGCGGACATCGAGCGCCTGCTGAAACGCCAGCTACCGTCCGAGGTGATTCCGGGCTTCGAGCCCTCCGGCCGTGAGGAGCCGTTGCTCAAGGCACCGGGACGTGGTGGTGGTGGTCGTTCCCAGCCGGGCGGGCGCAGCAACCGCCCGCCGGCCCACCGCGCCGGCGCCGGCAAAGGCCGGTCCGGCCCGCGCCAGCACCAGCGTACCTGA
- a CDS encoding NADH-quinone oxidoreductase subunit A has product MNAYGAFLLYLLAILGAVAVMLILNRFLGPKPATSAVKQEPFECGATPVDLQNVRPIPVKYYGVAVVFILFDLETVFLVLWALGAQPLDATLVVVFGLFMTLLVLIMLYVWKSGLLEDVRT; this is encoded by the coding sequence ATGAATGCCTATGGGGCCTTCCTGCTTTATCTCCTGGCGATCCTCGGCGCCGTCGCAGTGATGCTGATCTTGAACCGCTTCCTGGGGCCGAAACCCGCCACCAGCGCGGTGAAGCAGGAGCCCTTCGAATGCGGCGCCACCCCCGTGGACCTGCAAAACGTGCGACCGATACCGGTGAAGTACTACGGCGTGGCGGTGGTGTTCATCCTCTTCGATCTGGAGACGGTGTTCCTGGTGCTGTGGGCCCTGGGGGCGCAGCCCCTCGATGCCACACTCGTGGTGGTGTTCGGGCTGTTCATGACCCTGCTGGTACTGATCATGCTGTATGTGTGGAAGAGCGGCCTGCTCGAAGACGTGAGAACCTGA
- the nuoB gene encoding NADH-quinone oxidoreductase subunit NuoB, whose translation MEHKPMGAMEYITTRKDELVGWARKFSIYPYPFVTACCAMEFMSVSSTLYDTDRFGAALPRFTPRQADLLMVVGTVTHKQAPILKKVYEQMCEPKWVMAFGVCATSGGFYQNYAALDGIDRIIPVDVYIPGCPPRPETVIDGIMQLQDKIARSPHPIVNERF comes from the coding sequence ATGGAGCACAAGCCCATGGGCGCCATGGAATATATCACTACCCGCAAGGACGAGCTGGTGGGGTGGGCGCGTAAGTTCTCCATCTACCCCTACCCCTTCGTGACCGCCTGCTGTGCCATGGAGTTCATGTCGGTCAGTTCCACCCTCTATGACACCGACCGCTTCGGCGCCGCCCTGCCCCGCTTCACGCCGCGCCAGGCCGACCTGCTGATGGTGGTGGGCACCGTGACCCACAAGCAGGCCCCCATCCTCAAGAAGGTCTACGAGCAGATGTGCGAGCCCAAGTGGGTGATGGCCTTCGGCGTGTGCGCCACCAGCGGCGGCTTCTACCAGAACTACGCGGCCCTGGACGGCATCGACCGCATCATCCCGGTGGATGTCTATATCCCGGGCTGCCCGCCGCGCCCGGAGACGGTCATCGACGGCATCATGCAGCTCCAGGACAAGATCGCCCGTTCACCGCACCCTATCGTCAACGAACGCTTCTGA